Proteins encoded together in one Lathyrus oleraceus cultivar Zhongwan6 chromosome 5, CAAS_Psat_ZW6_1.0, whole genome shotgun sequence window:
- the LOC127082300 gene encoding uncharacterized protein LOC127082300: MVPEQNTDGRNDDAIISALQAVARAMQNNQQGGIIEFNSLRKFHRNNLPTFKGRYDPKGTRAWLRDHENIFRVMACTKAQKVQFGTHMLNEEADDWWEDIRGKKEIEFLELKQGNSTVAEYAAKFEELVTFCPYNIDAAIEVSKCIKLENGLLPEIKQAIRYQHILRFPELVKNCRIYDEDGRARSTHYKSLSKKRGSYRIRENMGKRELGR; this comes from the exons ATGGTACCCGAGCAG AATACGGATGGAAGGAATGATGATGCTATTATTTCCGCCTTGCAAGCAGTGGCTCGAGCTATGCAGAACAACCAACAGGGAGGAATTATTGAGTTTAATAGCTTGAGAAAGTTCCATAGGAACAACCTGCCCACCTTCAAAGGCAGGTATGATCCAAAGGGAACAAGGGCATGGCTTAGGGACCATGAGAATATTTTCAGGGTAATGGCGTGTACTAAGGCACAGAAAGTGCagttcggtacacatatgctgaatgaggaagctgatgattggtggg AAGATATACGTGGTAAGAAAGAGATTGAGTTTCTGGAATTGAAACAAGGGAATTCAACTGTTGCTGAATATGCTGCTAAGTTCGAGGAACTTGTGACATTCTGTCCATATAATATTGATGCAGCGATAGAGGTTTCCAAATGTATCAAGTTGGAGAATGGGTTGCTtcctgagatcaagcaggctatcAGGTATCAACATATTCTCCGGTTTCCTGAACTGGTGAAAAACTGTAGAATATATGATGAGGACGGTAGGGCTCGGTCTACTCATTATAAAAGTTTGAGTAAGAAGAGGGGAAGTTACAGAATACGTGAAAACATGGGAAAAAGAGAGCTAGGAAGATAA
- the LOC127083390 gene encoding transcription factor MYB41 produces the protein MGRSPCCDKTGLKKGPWTHEEDLMLVNYINTHGAGNWRNLPKNAGLQRCGKSCRLRWTNYLRPDIKRGRFSFEEEEAIIQLHSVLGNKWSAIAARLPGRTDNEIKNYWNTHIRKRLLRSGIDPVTHTPRLDHLFDMSSINILRSALLGSNPSFLNLLGGAQALMNPELLKLAATATLLNNNNNNNMNLVSQNQQQFNNVANYSSQQQVQNQVSLQDQLQIPTQTHNNIMSSSNSAENPNPCYFEEDLISKQYSELFHCLNDGNNNNTGYESVISSTPLSTTPTPTPLNSSSTYVNSCTEEERDTYCSDIFKFEIPESSLDINDFL, from the exons ATGGGAAGATCACCTTGTTGTGATAAAACTGGACTCAAAAAAGGTCCATGGACACATGAAGAAGATCTTATGCTTGTCAACTATATTAACACTCATGGAGCTGGAAATTGGCGCAATCTCCCCAAAAATGCTG GTCTTCAAAGATGTGGCAAGAGTTGTCGGCTTCGTTGGACAAATTACTTGAGACCTGATATCAAGAGAGGAAGATTCTCGTTCGAGGAAGAAGAAGCCATCATTCAACTTCATAGTGTCTTGGGAAACAA ATGGTCTGCTATAGCGGCTAGATTACCCGGGAGAACGGATAATGAAATAAAGAATTACTGGAACACGCACATTAGGAAAAGACTACTTCGAAGTGGAATCGACCCGGTCACTCATACACCGCGTCTTGATCATCTCTTCGACATGTCCTCCATTAATATTCTGAGATCAGCTTTATTAGGATCCAACCCATCATTTCTGAATCTCTTAGGTGGTGCTCAAGCTTTGATGAATCCAGAGTTGTTAAAACTAGCTGCAACTGCCACACTattaaacaacaacaacaataacaacatgAATTTGGTTTCACAGAATCAACAACAGTTCAATAATGTTGCTAATTATTCTTCTCAACAACAAGTACAAAATCAAGTTTCTTTACAAGATCAGTTACAAATACCAACTCAAACTCACAACAATATAATGAGTAGTTCGAATTCCGCTGAAAATCCAAATCCTTGTTATTTTGAGGAGGATTTGATTTCCAAACAATATTCAGAACTGTTTCATTGTCTTAACGATGGAAACAATAACAATACGGGATATGAATCGGTTATATCGTCTACACCGTTATCGACGACTCCAACACCAACGCCGTTGAATTCATCATCAACTTATGTGAATAGCTGCACAGAGGAGGAAAGGGATACATATTGCAGTGACATATTCAAGTTTGAAATTCCAGAGAGTAGTTTGGATATTAATGATTTCTTGTAA